A genome region from Arachidicoccus soli includes the following:
- the infC gene encoding translation initiation factor IF-3 codes for MALVHRRNNPRFPRQQEAEHRINERIRVPEVRLVGDNVEVGVYSIDAARKIAAELELDLVEISPNAAPPVCRVVEYKKFLYEKKRKEKEMKANSKQNEIKEIRFTPGTDDHDFDFKAKHAEKFLQDGNKVKAYVQFKGRAIMFKDRGELLLLKFAERLAESGSLESMPKMEGRRMLAMFAPKPVKKKEVKDKPAKA; via the coding sequence ATGGCATTAGTACACAGAAGAAATAATCCGCGCTTCCCAAGACAACAAGAGGCAGAACATCGTATTAACGAAAGAATCAGAGTCCCCGAAGTGCGCCTTGTAGGTGATAACGTGGAAGTAGGTGTTTACTCAATTGATGCAGCCAGAAAAATAGCTGCTGAATTAGAACTTGATTTGGTAGAAATCTCACCGAATGCTGCTCCACCTGTTTGCCGTGTCGTAGAATACAAAAAATTCCTTTACGAAAAAAAGCGTAAAGAGAAGGAAATGAAGGCGAATTCAAAACAAAATGAAATTAAAGAAATTCGTTTTACACCCGGTACCGATGATCACGATTTTGATTTTAAAGCTAAACATGCGGAGAAGTTCTTGCAAGACGGCAACAAGGTGAAGGCCTATGTTCAGTTTAAGGGACGCGCCATTATGTTTAAAGATCGAGGAGAATTGTTATTGTTGAAGTTCGCAGAACGTTTGGCAGAATCCGGCTCCTTAGAAAGCATGCCTAAAATGGAAGGCAGAAGAATGTTGGCTATGTTTGCACCCAAACCTGTCAAGAAAAAAGAAGTAAAAGACAAGCCAGCAAAGGCTTAG
- a CDS encoding RrF2 family transcriptional regulator, which translates to MLSKKTQYAFKALMYLSQQKDNGPILIAEISRKKKIPLKFLENILLEMKKEGILESKKGKGGGYFLAREASDIVLADVMRLIEGPISLLPCVSLHFYKKCDNCNEKECGLRDTLIEVRDANLAILEHKTVQDLT; encoded by the coding sequence ATGTTATCCAAGAAAACGCAATATGCTTTTAAAGCTTTAATGTATTTGTCCCAACAAAAAGATAATGGACCGATTCTTATCGCTGAGATCTCCCGTAAGAAAAAAATACCTTTAAAATTTTTAGAGAATATTCTTTTAGAAATGAAAAAAGAAGGCATCTTAGAGAGTAAAAAAGGAAAGGGCGGTGGTTATTTTCTGGCGCGTGAGGCAAGTGATATTGTGTTAGCCGATGTGATGCGACTTATTGAAGGGCCTATATCTCTGTTGCCTTGCGTGAGTTTACATTTTTATAAAAAATGTGACAATTGCAATGAAAAAGAATGTGGCTTACGTGATACACTTATTGAAGTGCGCGATGCCAACTTGGCCATTTTAGAACATAAAACTGTACAAGATCTTACCTAA
- a CDS encoding ParB/RepB/Spo0J family partition protein — protein MATSKAIPSKKPVQGKEALGKGIRSLLENIDSDLKTTTGNLNPKIVEEATASLRIAIKDIEINPKNPRNDFDEKAMNELAASIKMHDIIQPLTVSKMANGKYRLIAGERRFRAAKLAGLPDVPVYVRHANNAELLELALLENLQREDLNAIEIGLSYQRMMDELTYTQEQVAERMGKERSTVANYIRLLKLPPDIQLAVRYGTISMGHARALITLETVDKQLLAFKEIKEKGLSVRQTEALVKTINSAVSQTNTKATAGNQLPPAYKKIEDNLASHFGTKVKLAHSKKGNGSILIEYYSLQELNKLLETMNIHVG, from the coding sequence ATGGCAACATCTAAGGCAATTCCATCCAAGAAACCAGTTCAAGGCAAAGAAGCGTTAGGCAAAGGCATACGTTCTTTACTGGAAAATATAGATTCTGACTTAAAAACGACTACCGGCAATCTCAACCCTAAAATCGTAGAAGAAGCGACCGCCTCTTTACGTATTGCCATTAAGGATATCGAAATAAATCCGAAAAATCCAAGAAATGATTTTGATGAGAAAGCCATGAATGAATTAGCTGCCTCCATCAAAATGCATGACATTATACAACCACTTACGGTCAGTAAAATGGCAAATGGCAAATACCGGCTTATCGCCGGGGAGCGCCGTTTTCGTGCTGCCAAATTAGCCGGGCTACCTGATGTACCTGTTTATGTTCGTCATGCAAATAATGCAGAGCTTCTGGAACTTGCTTTATTGGAGAACTTGCAACGCGAAGATTTAAATGCGATTGAGATAGGCTTGAGTTATCAGAGAATGATGGACGAGCTTACTTATACGCAGGAACAAGTTGCAGAAAGAATGGGGAAGGAAAGAAGCACGGTTGCCAATTATATTCGCTTGTTAAAACTACCTCCTGATATTCAGTTAGCTGTAAGATATGGTACCATCAGTATGGGGCATGCACGCGCCTTGATTACTTTAGAAACAGTGGACAAACAGCTATTAGCTTTTAAAGAGATAAAAGAAAAAGGACTAAGCGTTCGTCAAACTGAAGCCTTGGTAAAAACCATTAATAGTGCTGTATCACAAACCAACACGAAAGCTACTGCTGGCAATCAGCTCCCTCCTGCTTATAAAAAAATTGAAGATAATCTCGCATCGCACTTTGGCACGAAAGTTAAATTGGCGCACAGCAAGAAGGGCAACGGCAGTATCTTAATAGAATATTATTCACTGCAAGAGCTTAATAAATTATTGGAAACAATGAATATTCACGTGGGTTAG
- a CDS encoding NmrA family NAD(P)-binding protein, whose translation MNIILTGSLGHISKPLAEELIQKGHSVTVISSKAERRKEIEALGAKAAIGSIEDPAFLTKTFIGADIVYLMETLGAGSFFDQNLDYMLAINTIANNYKQAIQESGVKKIIHLSSIGAHTDKGNGMLAFHHNVENILKSLPEDISIKFMRPVGFYYNMFAFIPTIKAQNLIIQNYGGDAKEPWVSPLDIASVIAEEMDKPFDRREVRYIASDEIAPNELAKLLGEAIGKPDLKWQVVPDEQILNTMIAAGMNPDVAKGLVEMNAGRRNDFLYKDYYQHKPTFGKVKLKNFAIEFAAVYNQK comes from the coding sequence ATGAACATCATACTTACAGGCTCCTTAGGGCATATCAGTAAACCATTGGCAGAAGAATTGATACAAAAAGGACACTCAGTTACAGTAATCAGTAGTAAAGCCGAAAGGCGCAAAGAGATTGAGGCCTTGGGCGCAAAAGCCGCTATCGGCTCAATTGAAGACCCTGCGTTTCTTACAAAAACTTTTATTGGAGCAGATATCGTTTATTTGATGGAAACACTTGGTGCTGGTAGTTTTTTCGATCAAAATCTTGATTATATGCTCGCTATTAATACGATTGCCAATAATTATAAGCAAGCGATTCAAGAATCTGGTGTAAAAAAAATTATTCATCTCAGCAGTATTGGTGCACATACGGATAAAGGCAATGGCATGTTGGCGTTTCATCATAATGTTGAAAATATATTAAAATCTTTACCCGAAGATATTTCTATAAAGTTTATGCGACCTGTTGGATTCTACTACAATATGTTTGCTTTTATTCCAACCATAAAAGCACAAAATCTAATTATTCAAAACTATGGTGGCGATGCCAAAGAACCCTGGGTTTCGCCCCTGGATATCGCTTCTGTTATTGCAGAAGAAATGGATAAACCTTTTGACAGGAGAGAAGTCCGGTACATAGCAAGCGATGAAATCGCGCCAAATGAATTGGCTAAACTTTTGGGCGAAGCAATTGGTAAACCAGATTTGAAATGGCAGGTAGTTCCCGATGAGCAAATACTAAACACAATGATCGCAGCAGGAATGAATCCTGATGTGGCTAAAGGGTTAGTAGAAATGAATGCAGGTAGACGCAATGATTTCTTGTACAAAGATTATTATCAACATAAACCTACATTTGGAAAAGTAAAACTGAAAAATTTTGCAATAGAATTTGCAGCAGTTTACAACCAGAAATAA
- a CDS encoding NmrA family NAD(P)-binding protein — MMKIIITGSLGNISKPLTKALVQKGHSVTVISSKMEREKDIEALGATAAIGSLDDIDFLTESFTGADVVYCMTPLDLKNSDLKGWITEISRNYAHAIQKTGIKRVIALSGWVAGIFPSYKEIESIFTELSGVFVTQIRPGSFYSNFFDSIAMIKEMGMLASIYGGEDRIVFSAPADIADAIVEEIISPDFTNKVRYVASDEMTCNEAAKIIGTAIGKPDLKWAVISEVEMQKALETAGLSPKLASDIVEMQVPIHKGLMSKEFSLHQSEVINGKIKLKDFAKEFAGIFNDK, encoded by the coding sequence ATGATGAAAATCATAATTACAGGTTCATTGGGGAATATCAGCAAGCCCTTGACAAAAGCTTTAGTACAGAAAGGACATTCTGTTACCGTTATAAGTAGCAAAATGGAAAGAGAAAAAGATATTGAAGCTTTGGGCGCAACGGCAGCCATTGGATCTTTAGATGACATCGATTTCCTAACGGAGTCATTTACCGGTGCTGATGTCGTCTATTGTATGACCCCTTTAGATTTAAAGAATTCAGACCTCAAAGGCTGGATTACGGAAATTAGCAGGAACTATGCACACGCTATTCAAAAAACAGGAATAAAACGTGTTATTGCTTTAAGTGGTTGGGTAGCTGGCATATTCCCTTCCTATAAAGAGATAGAAAGCATTTTTACTGAATTGTCGGGAGTTTTTGTTACGCAAATTCGCCCGGGATCTTTTTATTCCAATTTTTTTGACTCTATCGCTATGATTAAAGAAATGGGTATGCTTGCTTCAATCTATGGAGGGGAAGATAGAATTGTATTCTCGGCTCCTGCTGACATTGCAGATGCTATCGTTGAAGAAATTATAAGTCCCGACTTCACCAATAAAGTTCGTTATGTGGCCAGTGATGAAATGACGTGTAATGAAGCTGCAAAAATTATAGGTACCGCTATCGGCAAGCCTGATTTGAAATGGGCGGTAATATCAGAAGTGGAAATGCAGAAAGCGTTAGAAACGGCTGGACTGTCTCCAAAACTTGCATCAGATATCGTAGAAATGCAGGTACCGATTCATAAAGGATTAATGTCAAAGGAATTTTCTCTCCATCAATCTGAAGTAATAAACGGCAAAATAAAACTAAAAGATTTTGCAAAGGAATTTGCCGGTATATTTAATGATAAATAA
- a CDS encoding ParA family protein encodes MARIIGVANQKGGVGKTTTAINLAASFAVLEFKTLLIDADPQANSTTGIGFDLHNVTNSLYDCMVNETPAQEVILKSDIPFLDLIPSHIDLVGAEIEMINSPNRENVMKSMLESVKDQYDFIVIDCSPSLGLITVNSLVAADSVVVPVQCEFFALEGLGKLLNTIKIVQNRLNPQLEIEGILMTMYDGRLRLSNQVVSEVRRHFDELVFDTIIHRNTRLSEAPSFGKPVILYDSDSKGAINYLNLAKEVLQKNNMTKIPNKKKIIQ; translated from the coding sequence ATGGCAAGAATCATTGGCGTAGCCAATCAAAAAGGCGGGGTAGGTAAAACCACCACTGCCATAAATTTAGCAGCAAGTTTTGCAGTACTGGAATTCAAAACATTGCTTATTGATGCTGATCCTCAGGCGAATAGCACTACAGGTATTGGTTTTGATTTGCACAATGTCACTAACAGTTTATATGATTGCATGGTGAACGAGACGCCGGCGCAGGAGGTAATTCTGAAAAGCGATATTCCGTTCCTTGATTTAATCCCCTCTCATATTGACTTGGTAGGCGCTGAGATCGAGATGATTAATTCTCCCAACCGTGAGAATGTCATGAAAAGCATGCTTGAGTCTGTAAAGGACCAATACGACTTTATTGTCATTGATTGCTCCCCTTCATTAGGGCTCATTACTGTAAACTCTCTAGTAGCAGCAGATAGTGTGGTGGTACCGGTGCAATGTGAATTTTTTGCATTAGAAGGACTGGGAAAATTATTAAATACAATAAAAATTGTTCAAAACCGGCTGAACCCTCAATTGGAAATAGAAGGCATTTTAATGACCATGTATGATGGGCGTTTACGTTTAAGCAATCAAGTGGTGAGCGAAGTAAGACGCCATTTTGACGAATTGGTTTTTGATACCATTATCCACAGAAATACAAGATTAAGTGAGGCTCCGAGTTTCGGCAAGCCCGTAATACTTTATGATTCGGACAGCAAAGGCGCAATTAATTATTTAAATTTAGCCAAAGAAGTTTTGCAGAAAAACAATATGACTAAAATACCGAACAAGAAAAAAATAATTCAATAA
- a CDS encoding thioredoxin family protein, with amino-acid sequence MKKYFLAVLAFTFFLYVAKVQAQPAPQTADEIFSNAVQKAKQQHKKVLIMFHASWCGWCKKMDASIDDPSIKKYFDDNFVIQHITVMEHGDKVALDNPGGQAMLEKYGGGEEGIPYWLIFDENGHLLANSKLNSGSNSQEEGHNMGCPTTELEVNYFIGLLKKNTSLSEEDAKAIHDRFRKNEVKGN; translated from the coding sequence ATGAAAAAATACTTTTTAGCAGTATTGGCTTTTACTTTTTTTTTGTATGTAGCCAAAGTGCAGGCACAGCCTGCTCCACAGACGGCAGATGAAATTTTTAGTAATGCAGTACAAAAAGCAAAACAGCAGCATAAGAAGGTATTGATTATGTTCCATGCTTCCTGGTGCGGTTGGTGTAAAAAAATGGATGCTTCTATAGATGACCCCTCTATAAAGAAATACTTCGATGACAATTTTGTTATTCAACATATTACAGTAATGGAACACGGAGATAAAGTTGCACTCGATAATCCCGGCGGACAGGCAATGTTGGAAAAATATGGTGGGGGAGAAGAAGGAATCCCTTATTGGCTCATTTTTGATGAAAATGGCCATCTTTTAGCCAATTCAAAATTAAATTCAGGGAGTAATTCTCAAGAGGAAGGGCATAACATGGGTTGCCCGACAACGGAATTGGAAGTAAATTACTTCATAGGTCTATTAAAGAAAAATACCTCATTAAGTGAGGAAGATGCCAAAGCCATTCACGACCGGTTTAGAAAGAATGAAGTAAAAGGTAATTGA
- a CDS encoding metal-dependent hydrolase: MQFTYYGHASFSVSLGAKHILFDPFFTGNPSAKGVDIDTIKADYILITHGHGDHVADAVVIAKNTGATVVAAPEIVGWLNKQGVEKTHPINHGGPVDFGFAKIRAVNATHSSGLPDGSYGGNPLGFVLTSAQGNFYYAGDTGLTMDMQLLPFWTRLNFAVLPIGGNYTMDAADAIIASEFIQCDKIIGVHYNTFDLIKIDTEMATKLFTDKGKILLLPQPGTSIEI, from the coding sequence ATGCAATTCACTTATTACGGTCATGCTAGTTTTTCTGTCAGCTTAGGAGCTAAACATATTTTATTTGATCCTTTTTTTACAGGCAACCCTTCAGCGAAAGGTGTTGATATTGATACAATTAAGGCTGATTATATTCTTATCACGCACGGTCATGGTGACCATGTTGCGGATGCAGTGGTAATTGCCAAAAATACCGGCGCTACTGTTGTTGCAGCTCCTGAAATTGTGGGCTGGCTAAACAAGCAAGGGGTCGAAAAAACACACCCGATAAATCATGGCGGTCCGGTAGATTTTGGTTTTGCTAAAATACGGGCAGTCAACGCCACGCACTCTTCTGGTTTACCCGATGGAAGCTACGGCGGGAATCCATTGGGTTTTGTTTTAACTTCAGCACAGGGCAATTTTTATTATGCGGGTGATACTGGCTTAACGATGGATATGCAACTATTGCCTTTTTGGACAAGATTGAATTTTGCTGTTTTACCCATCGGTGGAAATTATACGATGGATGCAGCAGATGCAATAATTGCGTCCGAATTTATTCAATGTGACAAAATTATTGGTGTGCATTATAATACTTTTGATTTAATAAAAATTGATACGGAGATGGCCACTAAGCTGTTTACGGACAAAGGCAAAATATTATTACTTCCTCAACCAGGAACTAGTATAGAAATATAA
- a CDS encoding metallophosphoesterase, producing the protein MRRFVHVRLLLMIFILIIDIYLYFVLRFLTQNYSSRIRITIFSVHWLVSIATIISLFTLGGLEARPRNYVLTFVVGILIAKLLTVAVLLLDETRRGIFWTIKRIVPEKTAAQISSGENIPRSSFLVWLGMIFGAGFLGVFVYGLSNKYNYRIRKVKINAPNLPNAFKGLKIVQLSDIHSGSFTNKAAVAKGVEMVLSEKPDLILFTGDLVNDRAIEMENYTDLFSKLKAPLGVYSSLGNHDYGDYYDWKTPEAKTQNLEDLKELQANMGWKLLMNEHVIFERAGEKIALIGIENWGAKGHFPKYGKLDIAYAGTENIPFKILMSHDPSHWDAQVKPEYPDIDLALAGHTHGMQFGVELPHFKWSPIQYIYKQWAGLYREGNQYLYVNRGYGFLGYPGRVGILPEITVIELG; encoded by the coding sequence ATGCGAAGATTTGTTCATGTGCGGCTGCTTTTGATGATTTTTATCTTAATTATCGACATTTATTTGTATTTCGTTTTACGATTTCTAACACAGAATTATTCGTCAAGAATACGAATAACCATTTTCTCAGTTCATTGGCTGGTAAGCATTGCAACGATTATCTCTCTATTCACATTGGGTGGATTGGAAGCACGCCCCCGTAATTATGTACTCACATTTGTCGTAGGAATATTGATTGCAAAACTGCTGACCGTAGCTGTTTTATTGCTTGACGAGACAAGACGTGGCATTTTCTGGACAATAAAAAGAATCGTGCCGGAGAAGACAGCTGCTCAAATTTCTTCCGGTGAGAATATTCCGCGTTCTAGTTTTCTGGTCTGGTTGGGAATGATTTTTGGCGCAGGCTTTTTGGGTGTTTTTGTTTATGGACTTAGTAATAAGTATAACTATCGTATCCGGAAGGTAAAAATAAATGCGCCAAATCTGCCAAATGCGTTTAAAGGGCTGAAAATAGTACAGCTCAGCGATATTCATAGTGGAAGTTTTACAAATAAGGCAGCAGTGGCTAAGGGGGTAGAAATGGTATTGAGTGAAAAACCTGACCTTATTTTGTTTACGGGTGATTTGGTAAACGACCGTGCAATAGAAATGGAAAATTATACCGATTTGTTTTCCAAATTAAAAGCACCCCTGGGCGTTTATAGTAGTTTAGGTAACCATGATTATGGCGATTATTATGACTGGAAAACACCGGAAGCAAAGACGCAGAACTTAGAAGATTTAAAAGAATTACAAGCCAATATGGGTTGGAAATTATTAATGAATGAACACGTGATTTTTGAAAGGGCTGGTGAAAAAATTGCATTAATCGGTATAGAGAATTGGGGGGCAAAAGGCCATTTTCCAAAATATGGGAAATTGGATATCGCTTATGCCGGCACGGAAAACATACCCTTTAAAATACTGATGAGTCACGATCCAAGTCATTGGGATGCACAAGTGAAACCAGAATATCCCGATATTGATTTGGCATTAGCAGGGCATACACATGGTATGCAATTTGGTGTGGAATTACCCCATTTCAAATGGTCTCCTATTCAATATATATATAAGCAATGGGCGGGATTGTACCGAGAGGGAAACCAATATTTATATGTAAATCGTGGATATGGTTTTCTTGGCTATCCGGGAAGGGTAGGTATTTTGCCGGAAATTACGGTGATCGAGTTAGGGTAA